CAATGGTCAAGGACACCACCGGAAGACCCACAGTGTCAAGTAACCTTGGACCAGGGGCGCTCTCATAGCCTGGGCTACCAACCAGGAAGCACACAGGAACTGGATCTAGACCTCTTACACTACATGGTTTTAGCAAATGTGCCACTTGGTGTTCATGATGTTCCCTAGCATGtgggtctctgggtctctgcttcctgccttgaaTCCCCTTCCCCCTTGCTTGGACTGTCAGGttgggcttcagtgggagagaatgtaccTAGACCATCTGAGACTTGATGCCTCATAGGTAGGGCAGGACCCAAATAGGCTCCCATTTTCTgataagaaggaaagagaaaaatgggagAGGGAATTTGTAAGGGTAggactgggaagaaaggaggccTTTGATTGTAATGTAAGGTgaattaaacaaatttaaaaaacaagaaaaaaaagaaagaaaggaaggaaaaccaTCTtcgaagaatatatatatatatatatatatatatatatatatatatatatatatatatatacattgttaAAAAGAAGTCAACCTTTCTCTCACATTCTCTGAGATCTGCCCTGTCcttcaaatgattttattttaaatcccgTAAGATTTACTTCTTGTTGCCCATGTACTTTTGGCTGTACTTCCCACCACTGAATGTGTTCAGCCTAATAAATAGTCACACCATTTCTGAAAGATGAATCCCTTTATTACCAGCTTTTCAATGCTATTAGGAGTTCAAGTAGTGATGGAAATTTATGCCTATCTTCTGCTTCCACTAGTGTTCAAATTTTGTCTGTCTTAaacttgcacaggtcttgtgcatgctgtcacacaATAACTTTGTAGACATATATAACTGAAAAATAGTAGAGTTATAGGACACGAGGAAATCAAGCAGTTACATTTATCTCTTTTTATTAGTTTTCATTGTACTGGTAGTCATAATGTCCTCTTTTAGGGGAAGGAAAGGACCCAATTATAAACCTTGAGGACAACAATGACAAAACACTGGCCTGACAAGGGGTCCCATTTAAGCAATGGTGTGAAAAACAAAATACCAGTAACTAACCACATTATATGAAAATTATGGGCCTACTCAATGAATTGTAGTCTATACTATGCACTGTTAATTTGCCTATGAATCTAGGGTTGTCCAAATCATAACTTATAAGAGAACATAGTATTATTCTACTGCAAAATTATCATTAAATGGATATGATCTCCTCTTATATTATTTCATCATTACACTCATATTTTGAGTAGCACAAGTAAACAAGATTAGatattcatcatttaaaaatacaatttcagATTTATTACAAGattattgaaattttatatttcttatacatGTAAAGCAGTATCTGGAAACAGTAAAATCATGACTTATCACAAATGGGCCTATAGTAGGAAAACACATAGAAATGATGGCTGTGATGTTCATTACCCACCAACTGGGATCATGTGAAAGTGCAATATAGCCTTgtaaaatagaagagagagtataaaatattagaaaggtGAAAACCAGGGTCAGAATGGTCTGTGTGGCTCTGTTTTCAGCAGAGGTTCTGGGGGAAGCATGATTTTGGAGCATGTATTGAACCCTCTTCTTGTGTTCATAAAGTATGACAATCATAGTGGTGCTGGAACATACTATAAGCAAAGAAAACAGCACTTCAGGAAACACACAAAATGCTGTATACATTAAATCTACTATTTTGTCACGGCCTACAGAGTGGCAGAATTCAATATctcttttttgtgttttattttttctatttgtattggTTGCTGTATATATGGGGAAAAGCATATTTACTAGCATGAACAGTAtccagcagagagaaatgaacaggtTCATAAACTTTGTGATTTGCACATTAAATCCCTTCCAGCAGGAGTTCCTGGTGTTGATGGTGATTGCCTGAAAGACACTCAAGAGACAGGTCATACTGATTGACATACTCCTGGAAACTCTTCGAACATACATAATTAGTTTACACCCAACATCATTGAATAACTCGTTCCATCCAAAAAACGCAAATACCTCTGGAAGTCCTTTGGAGAGAATAATCAAGGAGTTGGATGTGAACACATGTATAAGTATAATATCTATGACCtttaatgtgtgttcttttttataaaggactaaataatagaaaagaagagagaagtttTGCAGAACACCAAGTGCACTCTGAAGTGAAAGTACAATTCCTATTGCCATGTTCCCAAAATCCATTGTGTCgttctgcaatttttttttaagttatggcAATAATCACATTTCTGAGCTAAGTCATCTATTGAAGTTTTCTAAGTTGagatgtgtgtgtttaagaatcACTGGAGTTTCGATTTTCATGGCCATTGTGTACAACATAGCAAGAATCTGttccaaatgaaatattttatcattaataATTTTTAGTGAAAAATTTGAAATCTAATAGTTGTCATATTTATGGACAGAAGTTCCACTACACCTCGTAGAAATGTAAGTATTAAGAATAATGGTACTCCACCTTGTGAGAAGCAATGGTTAGTGTGTTCAAGTGGAATGAATGctcacacaaaaaaatcaacattgtACTGCTTCCAAGTCATATTAGAAGGAAATATATTTTACTAGCCGTTTTCAACATGAAAGAAATCCATACAGTCCAAATGTTGCACTGAAGCCATAAAGTTCTACTTATGCTACAGAATGCATATATACTCCATGAGAAAATGCTTATTATAAGTGGTAGGAGACTGTAACCATAAGTTCACATCAAAAATTAGAACATGGTACACTGTAGAAGAGCTCTCATTAAAGTTTACAAACCCTCATACATGATTCATCCATGCTTGCTCATTTGGAGTCAGACTGTTGAAGAGAACCCCAGCAAAACTATCCTAAGTGGTGAACAATTACCAAATAAAAATACAGTGAAAATATGCAGTTAACAGGTACATGTCattgtattaaaaacaaacagacaaacacaggTGTCTTGTTCTTACAGAAACACAGAGTGTGGTTCTATTTACCACATCAACTTAAATTAAGAAATCTCAATGAAGAGTACATACTTAAGatatctttaaaatttaattgaaaaaGCTTTCAAATTTGTAGatttcaaattaattaaaaactacaATGAGGAGTAACAGTGACCATTCTATAGCTAAAATCTTTTTACACTATCTATAAAGTCTGAGAGAAAATTTTGTGATTGCCTGAATCCAAAGGTAACTTGGGTCAGTTTGGCAActtgagaaatgaaaacatgaattGGCTGATTTCCAAGTCACATAATTTTGTGTTCAATGATTTCTGTTCAGATACATTTTGAAATGTTCAAATGATACTCAGTTTATTTCCATTGTATTTTAAACTGCCTGgatcatataaaataaagttttcttatTCAGTCTAATCAACAGAAAATATCTGTCTCATCAAAATTTGAGAGGTTAAGATTGATCAAATACtttttatatcaaaatattttcatgatttaCAGATGAAACCAGGATGGCATATCTCAAATGAAGATTAGAATAATATTATTTTCACAAAAATCTAATATGTGAAATAAACCAGGGTTTAGATCATTATTGTGATGATCAGAAACTTTAATTGTTAAAGTGCTTACATCACAGTTGGTAAATGTATATTTAATCTCCAGAACTcacgtaaaataaataactagTATGCTGTCATGTaatctttaaaatttacttttaatttagttttttattataacataattatatcacTTTTCCATTCCTTTTCCTTATTCCAAAGCCTCTCTCTTACTTACTCCTTGCTCACATTTATACCATGACCCCCTTTTTAAATAAGCAGTGTGATATATATGGATATCATATAGATAAAGATATATATGCAacatacattaatatataaatatatttatataaatatattcatataatttagacatatacatatgtgtatatatttcttaTTACATAAATACAATCTGTTTAATGCTACCTTTACTATGCAATCAACACTGATCAGTTGGTACAGAAAACCACATCAAATTGAATGCAGATTTCAGAGCCTAGTTCTTACTAAGATATCAACAATTCAATGCTTACACATAAGTGTCACAGaccatttagaaaagaaaaagtatgtttgtaagagccagagaaaatgATAATTTGCTTTGAGGCTGTGTCTCCTTGTATCATCAGAAGGTGTACCCATAAAACTTTGCCAGTATGACTGTGTAAACATGAATTGAATAGTAATGACAGTGGCCATGCAactgtaatttatttttgttcaaagCACTGGAAATTCAGACACAAGAATTTACTTGTGATCACTAATCAACCCACATAGTGTAATTGGAGTAACAGGCAATTGGGAGActgtttctcaaaaacaaaccaaatgtaTTTTGTCTAAGGAAGGCCAACTAAGATTGTTTTCTGAATGAGCTAGCACAGTTGATCAAGACTGCATCTAAACTTACAGAGAACCTTACACATAACAACAGATACCCCCAAAAGCTATTAGCAATTTGAAATTAAAGTGTCCTAtttacttttattggatatttcatttatttacatttatttcattatcctctatcccatccctcctcctctttttttgattttataccctttttatgcaatttttaagttcaattctaggttgagaaactagcaattaATCCACAGGTTTAGTTAAACTTTTTAATAGCAAAGTTTGTGAAGGCCATTTAAGTATAAGTTACATAAACagaatctgaaaaaaattaaaaatatattcattgtataaatttaaacaatataaaaagtATGTGCTGTGGACATTGTGCTATAGTTAACCCTTTGCCTACCATGACTAAACCACATCTATGAAAATTTGGAAACATAATCTTAATGTAGGAACAACACAGTACCACCAAACAAGGAGCCATGACACAATAAACATAACATTCATTCTAGATGAACAGTGTACAAAACTTCCCATTACAATGTCATCTTCCCTTAAGTATGTGCCACCAACTTCAAAGAGGAAAAAACCCATGACATTTAGAGCATCATTGTCATTCATGTGAAGTCTCCCTATAAACAGAGTTTTAACTATAGGAGCTGTTTCAAATTCTAGATTTTTGTTCCAGAATTAGGTGATTATCAGTTTAttctaattgttttctttaaaaacatgaagCTTTTCTCCTAGCATCTACAATTatcatactttaaattttatatatgatttataaacatatgaaaatattattcatataatatatgaatTACATAATTTTTATGATCATTAACCAATTTGCCATCAGATACAATATAGCACCTGAATGATTCACAAATTGTATCAGATATGATGTTATCACATATCATGAATTAGCAATAGGTCAGGGACACTCTTGTATTTAGCAAATCTGCATGTAACCTAGAATGTTTCCTCTTCCTTAGCTGAAATTTGTCCATGGGTATTTTCACCCTAAATTCCGTTCTTTAGACATAAACACTTACCAGACCTTCCTTATTTTCTCTACTTACCAGACTCAGTACAAATTGCACACCTCAATCTCCTCAGCAGAAGCTACCTCTCAGTGTCCAGCTCCTGTCATGATGTTCAGCAATGTAATCAAAAgatgaacagaaaccatgaaatATAAAGGTTTATAACTCCATGACCTTACCTCCCCCAGAATGATAAATTTCATCTCACCTGCACTGACAATGACAGCTTTTGCTTTGGGAGTCaataacttttctatttttcctgttGATAATCACCAAAgcccatttcttttctcttgtgaGTGTCTCAGAAGACAACATG
This genomic stretch from Arvicanthis niloticus isolate mArvNil1 chromosome 30, mArvNil1.pat.X, whole genome shotgun sequence harbors:
- the LOC143440609 gene encoding vomeronasal type-1 receptor 2-like gives rise to the protein MDFGNMAIGIVLSLQSALGVLQNFSLLFYYLVLYKKEHTLKVIDIILIHVFTSNSLIILSKGLPEVFAFFGWNELFNDVGCKLIMYVRRVSRSMSISMTCLLSVFQAITINTRNSCWKGFNVQITKFMNLFISLCWILFMLVNMLFPIYTATNTNRKNKTQKRDIEFCHSVGRDKIVDLMYTAFCVFPEVLFSLLIVCSSTTMIVILYEHKKRVQYMLQNHASPRTSAENRATQTILTLVFTFLIFYTLSSILQGYIALSHDPSWWVMNITAIISMCFPTIGPFVISHDFTVSRYCFTCIRNIKFQ